One region of Ornithinibacter aureus genomic DNA includes:
- a CDS encoding TraR/DksA family transcriptional regulator, whose amino-acid sequence MVARKTPTAKKATSSRTLAVREDESPWTAKELRDLRAELEQEIAQLRAELVDAESDLVDLMRDSGDGAGDDQADAGAKTYEREQEISLANNARLMLEQSEHALERFDDGTYGICESCGDPIGKLRLQAAPRATLCMPCKKKQERR is encoded by the coding sequence ATGGTTGCCAGGAAGACTCCGACGGCGAAGAAGGCCACGTCCAGCCGCACGCTGGCGGTGCGCGAGGACGAGTCGCCATGGACCGCCAAGGAGCTTCGTGACCTGCGCGCTGAGCTCGAGCAGGAGATCGCCCAGCTGCGCGCCGAGCTCGTGGACGCCGAGAGCGACCTCGTGGACCTCATGCGTGACTCCGGTGACGGCGCCGGCGACGACCAGGCGGATGCCGGGGCCAAGACCTACGAGCGCGAGCAGGAGATCTCGCTGGCGAACAACGCCCGCCTGATGCTCGAGCAGAGCGAGCACGCCCTGGAACGGTTCGACGACGGGACGTACGGAATCTGCGAGTCGTGCGGCGACCCGATCGGCAAACTTAGGCTCCAGGCCGCTCCTCGTGCGACCCTGTGCATGCCATGCAAGAAGAAGCAGGAACGCCGCTGA
- a CDS encoding DivIVA domain-containing protein: protein MALTPEDVLNKTFTQTQFRRGYDEREVDDFLDDIVAEMRRMTKESDDLRGELNAVREGNGLAPVAARQEPDTSAGDLDELRSKNATLAARVSELESTRSDLTARLGEYEGKSGDTEARNAELQGQLAQLQHRGGELEAQAAEATARVDELEAANAALQERATELETKVAQLEDELEASRGDLAAAQAEREQDAAARQDAAAENNDQVTALRARIDEIEQDARARIAEATARAEEAEERAAAAAQRGDGAVGAVALAGAGGGASAAGVIALAQRLHDEHVAAGEARHEELVTEGQRRHDELVSTGQARHDELIGTAQAKHDELISTGQARHDELISTAQAKHDELISTGQAKHDELISTGQAQHDEMIATGTSTKEELISTATAQRDEMIATATAQRDEMIATATAQRDELLTEGRERSTGMVAEAQQKKAGILEELGRERGLLERKIEELSGFERDYRSRLHTYIEAQLADLKNTGVEHSDEESADAQQHEEAAAEPQPEHQG, encoded by the coding sequence ATGGCTCTCACGCCCGAGGACGTTCTCAACAAGACGTTCACCCAGACCCAGTTCCGCCGTGGGTACGACGAGCGGGAGGTCGACGACTTCCTCGACGACATCGTTGCCGAGATGCGTCGGATGACCAAGGAGTCTGACGACCTGCGCGGCGAGCTCAACGCCGTCCGCGAGGGCAACGGGTTGGCACCGGTCGCGGCCCGCCAGGAGCCGGACACCTCCGCCGGTGACCTCGACGAGCTGCGTTCCAAGAACGCCACCCTCGCCGCCCGCGTGTCCGAGCTCGAGAGCACCCGCAGCGACCTCACGGCGCGCCTCGGCGAGTACGAGGGCAAGTCCGGCGACACCGAGGCCCGCAACGCCGAGCTGCAGGGCCAGCTCGCCCAGCTCCAGCACCGGGGCGGCGAGCTCGAGGCCCAGGCCGCCGAGGCCACCGCGCGCGTCGACGAGCTGGAGGCCGCGAACGCAGCCCTGCAGGAGCGCGCCACCGAGCTCGAGACCAAGGTCGCACAGCTCGAGGACGAGCTCGAGGCCAGCCGGGGCGACCTCGCCGCCGCCCAGGCCGAGCGCGAGCAGGACGCCGCCGCTCGTCAGGACGCCGCCGCCGAGAACAACGACCAGGTGACGGCCCTGCGCGCCCGGATCGACGAGATCGAGCAGGACGCCAGGGCCCGTATCGCCGAGGCCACCGCCCGTGCCGAGGAGGCCGAGGAGCGCGCCGCCGCAGCGGCCCAGCGCGGTGACGGTGCCGTGGGTGCCGTTGCCCTGGCCGGTGCCGGTGGTGGCGCCAGCGCCGCCGGTGTCATCGCCCTCGCCCAGCGCCTGCATGACGAGCACGTCGCTGCTGGTGAGGCCCGTCACGAGGAGCTGGTCACCGAGGGCCAGCGACGTCACGACGAGCTGGTCAGCACCGGTCAGGCCCGCCACGACGAGCTCATCGGTACGGCTCAGGCCAAGCACGACGAGCTGATCAGCACCGGCCAGGCCCGCCACGACGAGCTCATCAGCACGGCTCAGGCCAAGCACGACGAGCTGATCAGCACCGGGCAGGCCAAGCACGACGAGCTGATCAGCACCGGGCAGGCGCAGCACGACGAGATGATCGCCACCGGGACGAGCACGAAGGAGGAGCTCATCTCCACGGCCACAGCCCAGCGTGACGAGATGATCGCGACCGCCACGGCCCAGCGCGACGAGATGATCGCCACCGCCACCGCCCAGCGCGACGAACTGCTCACCGAGGGGCGCGAGCGCTCCACGGGGATGGTGGCCGAGGCCCAGCAGAAGAAGGCCGGGATCCTCGAGGAACTCGGTCGCGAGCGTGGTCTGCTCGAGCGCAAGATCGAGGAGCTGAGTGGCTTCGAGCGCGACTACCGCTCGCGCCTGCACACCTACATCGAGGCGCAGCTGGCCGACCTGAAGAACACCGGTGTCGAGCACTCCGACGAGGAGTCCGCCGACGCCCAGCAGCACGAGGAAGCGGCTGCCGAGCCGCAGCCCGAGCACCAGGGCTGA
- a CDS encoding YggT family protein, producing the protein MNAVREVLGFVVFLYFLVLLGRVVFDWIRIFAREWRPRGAALLVAEPIYTLTEPPLRALRKVIPPLRLGAVNLDLSFMVLFFVVYLLLILL; encoded by the coding sequence ATGAACGCGGTGCGTGAGGTCCTGGGCTTTGTCGTCTTCCTGTACTTCCTCGTGCTCCTCGGGCGGGTCGTCTTCGACTGGATCCGGATCTTCGCCCGCGAATGGCGTCCTCGTGGGGCCGCGTTGCTCGTCGCCGAGCCGATCTACACGCTCACCGAGCCGCCGCTGCGGGCGCTGCGCAAGGTCATCCCCCCGCTGCGTCTCGGCGCCGTCAACCTCGACCTGTCGTTCATGGTGCTCTTCTTCGTGGTGTACCTCCTGCTGATCCTGCTGTGA
- a CDS encoding cell division protein SepF, translated as MAGALRKTMVYLGLAEDQGRYDDDYDEMYDDHVDAVEDHAAPERAERRSAEVTHLPTRHSVAHVVSSPEVGGLSRITTIHPRTYNEAKTVGENFRDGIPVIMNLTDMSDADAKRLVDFAAGLVFGLRGSIERVTSKVFLLSPETVEVNAEEGPVTASGRGVFNQS; from the coding sequence ATGGCAGGCGCGCTGCGCAAGACGATGGTCTACCTGGGCCTCGCCGAGGACCAGGGTCGCTACGACGACGACTACGACGAGATGTACGACGACCACGTCGACGCGGTCGAGGACCACGCCGCCCCCGAGCGCGCCGAGCGTCGCAGCGCCGAGGTCACCCACCTGCCCACTCGTCACTCGGTGGCGCACGTGGTGAGCAGCCCGGAGGTGGGCGGGCTCTCCCGCATCACGACGATCCACCCGCGCACCTACAACGAGGCCAAGACCGTCGGCGAGAACTTCCGCGACGGCATCCCCGTGATCATGAACCTCACGGACATGAGCGATGCCGACGCCAAGCGCCTCGTCGACTTCGCCGCCGGTCTCGTGTTCGGCCTGCGCGGATCGATCGAGCGGGTGACGTCCAAGGTGTTTCTGCTCTCGCCCGAGACGGTCGAGGTCAACGCCGAGGAAGGGCCGGTCACCGCGTCCGGTCGCGGCGTGTTCAACCAGAGCTGA
- a CDS encoding YggS family pyridoxal phosphate-dependent enzyme, protein MIPDGSVTPGGSADTHDLERRRRDLELNLSAVHDRIERARRDAGRTDELTLVVVTKFFPASDVDLLAGLGVTDIGESRDQEATAKLESLARRADLRVHFIGQLQSNKAGSVARYADVVQSVDRAKVVRALDRGACAAGRVLDVTVQVALADGGGRGGVPVDQAEALADAVAGSTSLRLRGVMAVAPLGGDQHPAFARLREVSDGIRTSHPDATWISAGMSGDLEAAVAHGATHLRVGSAILGSRLSHR, encoded by the coding sequence GTGATCCCTGACGGCTCCGTGACCCCGGGCGGCTCCGCGGACACGCACGACCTCGAGCGGCGACGTCGAGACCTCGAGCTGAACCTGAGCGCCGTCCACGACCGCATCGAGCGGGCCCGGCGCGACGCGGGCCGCACCGACGAGCTCACCCTGGTCGTCGTCACGAAGTTCTTCCCGGCCTCGGACGTCGACCTGCTCGCCGGACTCGGCGTCACCGACATCGGGGAGAGTCGCGACCAGGAAGCCACCGCCAAGCTGGAGTCCCTGGCACGCCGCGCTGACCTGCGCGTGCACTTCATCGGCCAGCTGCAGAGCAACAAGGCGGGGTCGGTCGCGCGGTACGCCGACGTCGTGCAGTCGGTGGACCGGGCCAAGGTCGTGCGTGCTCTCGACCGGGGAGCCTGCGCGGCGGGGCGGGTCCTGGACGTGACCGTGCAGGTGGCGCTGGCCGACGGTGGGGGCCGGGGAGGGGTACCCGTCGACCAGGCCGAGGCCCTCGCGGACGCGGTTGCCGGCTCCACCTCGTTGCGCCTTCGCGGCGTCATGGCCGTGGCCCCGCTCGGGGGTGACCAGCACCCCGCCTTCGCCCGCCTGCGGGAGGTGAGCGACGGCATCCGAACATCTCACCCGGACGCCACGTGGATCTCCGCCGGGATGAGCGGTGACCTCGAGGCCGCCGTGGCCCACGGCGCGACACACCTGCGTGTCGGATCGGCAATCCTCGGATCTCGGCTGTCACACCGGTAA
- a CDS encoding polyphenol oxidase family protein produces MFAWHEDRSGVFRAVTDRSSGVSTGAYAGLNLGGHVGDDPEAVSRNRAALTEALGRPVAYMDQCHGAGVAVIDGVPQVAPTCDALVTDSPDLALAVLVADCVPVLLAGDGVVAAVHAGRPGLVAGVVPAAIAAMRGLGGDTIDAVVGPSVCGRCYEVPEAMRSDVADVVPVAATVSWSGTPAVDVAAGVVTQLREAGVTVRWVPGCTRERPDLYSYRRDANTGRFAGVVARSRL; encoded by the coding sequence GTGTTCGCCTGGCATGAGGACCGCAGCGGAGTCTTCCGCGCTGTCACCGACCGCTCGTCGGGCGTGAGCACTGGGGCGTATGCCGGGCTGAACCTCGGCGGCCACGTCGGCGACGACCCCGAGGCGGTGAGCCGCAACCGGGCAGCGCTGACCGAGGCGCTGGGCCGTCCGGTGGCGTACATGGACCAGTGCCACGGTGCCGGGGTCGCCGTCATCGACGGCGTCCCGCAGGTCGCCCCGACCTGCGACGCCCTCGTGACCGATTCTCCTGACCTGGCCCTGGCCGTCCTCGTCGCCGACTGCGTCCCCGTGCTGCTGGCCGGGGACGGCGTGGTGGCCGCGGTGCACGCCGGGCGACCCGGCCTGGTGGCCGGCGTGGTTCCGGCAGCCATCGCGGCGATGCGTGGCCTGGGTGGAGACACGATCGACGCCGTCGTCGGGCCGTCCGTGTGTGGACGGTGCTACGAGGTCCCGGAGGCGATGCGGTCGGACGTCGCCGACGTGGTGCCGGTGGCCGCGACGGTGTCGTGGTCGGGGACACCCGCCGTCGACGTGGCAGCAGGGGTGGTGACCCAGCTGCGGGAGGCCGGCGTCACGGTGCGCTGGGTGCCCGGCTGCACCAGGGAGCGCCCGGACCTGTACTCGTACCGCCGGGACGCAAACACCGGCCGCTTCGCCGGAGTCGTCGCGCGGAGTCGGTTGTGA